The genomic region CCGAGCCAGACCCCGTTCAACTTCCACCCCGCGCTGGCGGTGGCCCCGCGCGGCGCGGACTACCACGAGCGGCTCACCCTGCGCGGCCGGGACGCGGGCGTGCGGGAGTGCGAGGGCACCATCCTGCAGCGGGTCGGCGGGCAGTGGTACCTGCTGGCCAGCGACGGGATCGGGCGGCAGTACCGGGTGTACGACCTGGACGTGAACTTCCTGGGCACGCTGGACGCGCCGTACAAGACCAACATCCCGCACCCGCAGCTCGTGCCGGTGGGCAGGAACTGGCTGATGGTCACCTTCGACGGGACGCAGTACGCCGAGCCGGTGCTCGGCTACGGCGGGCACGGCGACGTGATCGTGATGCGCGCCTAGAACGGCCAACACTCCGTACGACTTCGGCCAACACGCGCGTCAGAGGGTGGCGGTGAGGCGGTCGTAGGCGAGGCGGAGGTGGGCCAGGAAGAGGTCGGTGGTGTGGGCGGGGTCGTCCGCGCGCAGAGCGGCGACCAGGGCGCGGTGCTCGGCCGGGACCTGGGCGCGGTAGTCGGTGCTGGCGCCGATGCGGCTGAGCAGGAACAGGATGATCTGCGCGCGGATGGCCGACCAGGCCTGGCGCAGCCGCTCGTGCCGGGTGGCGGCGTAGACCGCGTCGTGGAACTCCAGGTCCAGGCGCAGCATGTCGTGGTCGGTGGCGGCGGCGTGCATGCGGTCCACCACCTCCTCCAGCGCGGCCAGGTCGGCCGGGGTGGCGTGGGTGTGGAAGCGGGCCACCGCGAGGCGTTCCAGGGCCGCGCGCAGGGTGTAGAGCTCCTCGGCGTCCTCGGCCGACAGCGTGGTGACGGTGGCGCCGCGGTGCCACTGGGTGCGGACCAGGCCCTCGCGCTCCAGCTTGGCCAGCGCCTCCCGGATCGGGCCCCGGCTGACCTCCAGGCGGGCCGCCAGGTCGACCTCGCGCAGCGGCGTGCCCGGCGGGAAGGCGCCGTCGAAGATCGCGGCGCGGATGCGGTCGGCCACCTCGTCGGCCAGGCCGCGGCGGTCGGCTGGGCGCAGCGGCGTGGTCTCGGTCACGTTGTCCTCCAGCAGCCGGGCCGTCGATTGTCCCAATGTTAACATTAAGACGTTCCCGAGCGACCTGACTGAGGAGTGCGCATGTCGGTGCCCCGTTTCCACCTGGCGATCCCGGTCGACGACCTGGCCGCGGCGCGGCGGTTCTACGGCGAGACCCTGGGCTGCCCGCAGGGGCGGTCCTCGGACACCTGGGTGGACTGGAACTTCTACGGCCACCAGCTGGTCACCCACCTGGCGCCGCGCAACCCGGACGCGCACAACCCGGTGGACGGGCACGACGTCCCGGTGCCGCACTTCGGGCTGCTGCTGGGCACGGTGCAGTTCGACGAGCTGGCCGAGCGGCTGCGCGCGGCGGGCACCGAGTTCGTGATCGAGCCCTACCTGCGCTTCGCCGGGGAGAAGGGCGAGCAGTGGACCATGTTCCTGCGCGACCCGGCGGGCAACGCGCTGGAGTTCAAGGCCTTCGCCCACGACGACCAGGTGTTCGCGGCCTGACCGTTGGAGGGGTGGTGTGGTCAGGCCGCGAACGGGACGCGGCGCGCTGGGCCGACGGCACGACGGTCAGCGGCGCGCCACGCCTGGCTGGTCTTCGATGGCCGGGCTGACCACCGGCCCGGGTGACGGGCTGGTGCCAGGGGTGACCGTGGTCTGGCCCTGGGTGGGCACCGGCGGATAGGTCTGGCCGGAGTCCTGCTGGAGCTGCTGGGCGTGCCGCTCCTCGATCCGCTCGTTCATCTCATCGGCCATCAACTGCTCCCGCTGGCGGGCCCTGATCCGGTTCAGGATCGCCATGGTGATCGCGTGCATGACACCCAGCAGCAGCAACACGATGCCGAGCTTGGTGACCACGGTCTGCACGGCGCCGCCGGCGTCCACGTTCATGGTCGAGATGATCATGAACAGGCCGAGCACCACCAAGTGGAACAGCACCGCGATCAGCCGGGCCATGGACGCGGCCGCGGCCTGGTCCCGGTAGCCCTGTTGCAGGTAGGCCTTGCCGCTGCGCAGGATCAGCTGGCCGTCGATGAGCACCAGGATCACTCCGAGCACCAGGAACGCCACATACCCGTTGAGGTTCTCGTCCACCCGACTCACTTCCTCGACGTCTGGACCAGCACGTGTTGGTCTGCCAGCCGGGTACCCGGCAGGCACGCTCGGTGAAACACCGGCACCACCGGGTCACGAACGGAGCGAACTGCGTAAGGTGACGTCGTGTCTGGTCACTATTACCGGGAGGCTCCGCCGGTGCAGGCGAAACCGCGTCGCAAACGGCGCTGGGGCCGAATCACGCTCATCGTGCTGCTGGTCCTGCTCATCGGGTTCGTGGTGTTCTGGTTCTACCTCGACTCCAAGCTGAACCGGATCAACGCGCTCAAGGACTACCCCGGCAGGCCCGCGGACACACCGGGCACCAACTGGCTGGTGGTCGGCTCGGACAGCAGGGAGGGGCTCAGCGAGGAGGACCGCGAGGAGCTGGCCACCGGTGGCGCGGCGGGCAAGCGGACCGACACGATGATGCTGCTGCACATCCCCGACGGCTCCGGACCGTCCACTTTGGTCTCACTGCCCCGTGACTCCTTTGTGGACATTCCAGGCAAGAAGAAGCAGAAGCTCAACGCGGCCTTCGCCCTCGGCGGGCCGGAGCTGCTGGTGCGCACGGTGGAGACCAGCACCGGCATCCACATCGACCACTACGCCGAGATCGGCTTCGGCGGGTTCGTGCACATCGTGGACGCGGTCGGCGGGGTGGACATGTGCATCGACAAGGCGATGAAGGACCCCAAGGCCGGGCTGGACGTCCAGGCGGGCTGCCAGGAGCTGGACGGCGCGCAGGCGCTGGGCTACGTGCGCACCAGGGCCACCCCGCGCGCCGACCTGGACCGCATCGCGCGGCAGCGGCAGTTCCTCTCCGCGCTGGTGGACAAGGCGACCAGCTTCGGCACCATCATCAACCCGTTCCGGTCGATCCCGTTGGCCAACAACACGGTGGAGACGCTGACCGTCAACGAGGGCGACCACCTGCACAACCTGGCCGGCCTGGCCTGGGCGATGCGCGGGGCGGCCGACGGCGGCCTGGTGACCACCACGGTGCCGCTGGGCGCCAGCCGCAGCGTGGCCGGGGTCGGCTCGGTGGTGCAGTGGGATCCGGCCAGGTCGAAGCGGTTCTTCGAGGCGCTGAAGAACGACACCCAGATCCCGCAGGACCTGATCACCACGGGCTGACATCAACCGATCGGCTGATGCCGGTCATCCACCGCATCGACGGCCACCTGGGCGATCCGGAAACCCCGCCGCCCGCCGGAAGCTGTGTTCCGACAACGGAACCAGCGAAAGGCGGGCGGCGATGCCGGTCATCGAGGTGGCCAACCTGCACAAGCGGTACCGCGAGCACACCGCGGTCGCCGATGTGTCCTTCACCGTGGACCGCGGCGAGATCTTCGGGATCGTCGGCCCCAACGGCGCGGGCAAGACCACCACGGTCGAGTGCGTCACCGGGCTGCGCGAGCGGGACGGCGGCACGGTCCGGGTGCTGGGCGAGGACCCGGCGCACGGCGGCCTGGCCCTGCGGGCTGCCCTGGGGGTGCAGCTCCAGCAGGGCAGACTGCCGGACAAGATCACCGTGTGGGAGGCGCTGGACCTCTACGCCTCCTTCTACCCAGACCCGGCCAGTCCCGACCAGCTGATCGAGGAGTGGGGGCTGCGGGCCAAGCGGAACACCGCCTTCCGCAAGCTC from Crossiella sp. CA-258035 harbors:
- a CDS encoding GntR family transcriptional regulator, with the translated sequence MTETTPLRPADRRGLADEVADRIRAAIFDGAFPPGTPLREVDLAARLEVSRGPIREALAKLEREGLVRTQWHRGATVTTLSAEDAEELYTLRAALERLAVARFHTHATPADLAALEEVVDRMHAAATDHDMLRLDLEFHDAVYAATRHERLRQAWSAIRAQIILFLLSRIGASTDYRAQVPAEHRALVAALRADDPAHTTDLFLAHLRLAYDRLTATL
- a CDS encoding LCP family protein, with translation MSGHYYREAPPVQAKPRRKRRWGRITLIVLLVLLIGFVVFWFYLDSKLNRINALKDYPGRPADTPGTNWLVVGSDSREGLSEEDREELATGGAAGKRTDTMMLLHIPDGSGPSTLVSLPRDSFVDIPGKKKQKLNAAFALGGPELLVRTVETSTGIHIDHYAEIGFGGFVHIVDAVGGVDMCIDKAMKDPKAGLDVQAGCQELDGAQALGYVRTRATPRADLDRIARQRQFLSALVDKATSFGTIINPFRSIPLANNTVETLTVNEGDHLHNLAGLAWAMRGAADGGLVTTTVPLGASRSVAGVGSVVQWDPARSKRFFEALKNDTQIPQDLITTG
- a CDS encoding VOC family protein, which encodes MSVPRFHLAIPVDDLAAARRFYGETLGCPQGRSSDTWVDWNFYGHQLVTHLAPRNPDAHNPVDGHDVPVPHFGLLLGTVQFDELAERLRAAGTEFVIEPYLRFAGEKGEQWTMFLRDPAGNALEFKAFAHDDQVFAA